In Rhodothermales bacterium, one DNA window encodes the following:
- a CDS encoding DUF3365 domain-containing protein codes for MNRVPILLLLLFVSACNAPEQPADARTELLDVANTASTVTPVQLAVMQAIADIDAMRSNLAGGISEMEEVEQETFAQVCKPVGMRLKQTAQENGWVMRQLAVKYRNPAHAPDPQAAGLFARFESESSLDSLWLRSEHAGVPGLRYLRRITVEPACLACHGAKDARPDFIKEKYPEDRAFGFEAGDLRGMYSVFIPDTFSSADSVAN; via the coding sequence ATGAATCGAGTCCCAATTCTCCTCCTGCTGCTGTTCGTGTCGGCGTGTAACGCGCCGGAGCAGCCTGCCGACGCCAGAACTGAACTACTGGATGTGGCAAACACCGCCTCGACAGTCACGCCCGTGCAACTCGCTGTCATGCAGGCGATAGCAGATATCGATGCGATGCGATCCAATCTTGCTGGAGGAATCAGCGAGATGGAGGAGGTGGAGCAGGAGACGTTCGCGCAGGTCTGCAAACCGGTCGGAATGCGGCTGAAGCAGACGGCGCAGGAGAACGGATGGGTCATGCGGCAGCTTGCCGTGAAGTATCGCAATCCAGCTCATGCCCCGGACCCACAGGCGGCAGGGCTGTTTGCGCGATTCGAATCGGAGTCGTCCCTGGACAGTCTGTGGCTTCGATCCGAACACGCGGGCGTCCCCGGCCTGCGCTACCTGCGTCGCATCACGGTGGAGCCGGCCTGTCTTGCCTGCCACGGTGCGAAAGACGCACGGCCCGACTTCATCAAGGAGAAGTATCCGGAAGATCGAGCGTTCGGTTTCGAGGCAGGAGATCTGAGAGGTATGTACTCCGTCTTCATTCCGGACACCTTCAGCAGTGCGGATTCAGTTGCGAACTAG